The window GCTGTCTTCGGCGCCTTCCCGCTGCTCTACACGGCGTGGGTGTCGCTGCACGACTGGAACCTGCTGGAGGGCGACCAGGGCCACCTCGGCCTGGCGAACTACGGCGAGCTGCTCGCGGACCCGAACTTCTCCAACGCGCTCGCCAACACCGTCGGCATCTTCCTGCTCGCCGCGGTCCCGGAGTTCCTGCTGGCGCTGGGCATCGCGGCGCTGCTCGACCGCCCGCTGCGGGGCGCGACCTGGTGGCGCACCGGGATTCTGCTGCCGAACGTCGTGTCCGTCGTCGCGGTCGGGCTCGTGTTCGGGCAGCTGTTCAGCCGGGACTACGGCGTGGTCAACGAAGGCTTGAGCTGGTTCGGCGTCGCGCCGGTCAACTGGCAGGCGTCGACCTGGACGTCGCACGTGGCGGTGGCGTCGATGGTGCTCTGGCGCTGGACCGGCTACAACGCGCTGATCT of the Amycolatopsis sp. NBC_01488 genome contains:
- a CDS encoding carbohydrate ABC transporter permease produces the protein MHHRLARFDRKATPLLFVAPFFGLFAVFGAFPLLYTAWVSLHDWNLLEGDQGHLGLANYGELLADPNFSNALANTVGIFLLAAVPEFLLALGIAALLDRPLRGATWWRTGILLPNVVSVVAVGLVFGQLFSRDYGVVNEGLSWFGVAPVNWQASTWTSHVAVASMVLWRWTGYNALIYLAAMQAVPGDLYEAAALDGASRWRTFWSITVPGIRPALAFTAIAGTVNGLQLFAEPQLFDAGGSGGTGGNDRQFQTLTMYLYEKGFTHLDAGYAAALTWVMFVICAGFALVNYRLVRRFVRSA